The following coding sequences lie in one Arachis stenosperma cultivar V10309 chromosome 5, arast.V10309.gnm1.PFL2, whole genome shotgun sequence genomic window:
- the LOC130982123 gene encoding uncharacterized protein LOC130982123 isoform X1, producing the protein MSVILSCQRSTILAHKTSPLFLHMFRFRFKPHRSRFCCLLDQIAVSDNVIAAAAKAATTSASLHGAVSSAITQVAVTAVAIASGACLSTKVDFLWPKLEEQPGTVVQDGVEITGYPIFNDTKVQKAIAFARRAHRGQFRKTGDPYLTHCIHTGRILAALVPSSGKRAVDTVVAGILHDVVDDTCQSLQDIEAEFGDDVVKLVAGVSRLSYINQLLRRHRRVNENQGVLGQEEASNLRVMLLGMVDDPRVVLIKLADRLHNMRTIYALPLHKAQAVAEETLIIWCSLASRLGLWALKAELEDLCFAILQPQTFQKMRADLASMSTPANKIVNPRRFSVKGNLIPTDENSSLYNESLTFNEDVSSIKDLLEAVVPFDVLLDRRKRANFLSTMEKNNSETCLKPKVVQDAGLALASLVICEEALERELIISASYVPGMEVTLSSRLKSLYSLYSKMKRKDISIDKVYDARALRVVVGDKNGTLHGPAIQCCYNLLDIVHRLWTPIDGEFDDYIINPKPSGYQSLHTAVQGPDNSALEVQIRTQRMHEYAEHGLAAHWLYKETGNPLSSIDSMDEPETEESYFSKDIEDGNSSDILLSKYRSLKPGHPVLRVEGSHLLAAVIMSVEKDERELLVAVSFGLAASEAVADRRSSFQIKRWEAYAQLYKKVSNEWWFEPGHGDWCTCLEKYTLCRDGMYHKQDQFGRLLPTFIQVINFTEQEESEYWSVVSAVFEGKEVDCITSRSKFDFLASTSVEASINNKVQLLRTMLSWEEQLRSEVSIKQTKLSAKPYGLSGSLNLGEVVIISWPHGDIMRLKAGSTAADAAQRVGLEGRLVLINGQLVLPNTELKDGDVVEVRI; encoded by the exons ATGAGCGTCATTCTATCATGCCAGCGCTCCACAATCTTAGCTCACAAAACTTCTCCGTTATTTCTTCACATGTTCCGTTTCAGATTCAAACCTCACCGTTCCAGATTCTGCTGTTTGCTCGACCAGATCGCCGTCTCCGACAATGTCATCGCCGCTGCTGCCAAGGCCGCCACCACCTCCGCCTCTCTCCACGGCGCCGTTTCCTCGGCCATCACTCAGGTCGCTGTCACCGCTGTTGCAATTGCCTCCGGAGCTTGCCTTTCCACCAAGGTTGATTTCTTGTGGCCTAAATTGGAGGAACAACCAG GTACCGTTGTTCAGGATGGAGTAGAAATTACAGGCTACCCTATATTTAATGATACAAAG GTTCAGAAGGCTATAGCTTTTGCAAGAAGAGCGCATCGAGGCCAGTTCCGGAAGACTGGAGATCCTTACTTAACACACTGTATCCATACTGGAAGAATTTTGGCAGCGTTGGTTCCATCAAGTGGTAAAAGA GCTGTGGACACAGTTGTGGCGGGTATTTTACATGATGTGGTTGATGATACTTGCCAAAGTCTGCAGGACATCGAGGCAGAGTTTGGTGATGATGTGGTCAAGTTGGTCGCTGGTGTTTCAAGGTTAAGTTACATAAATCAG CTGTTACGCAGACATCGAAGGGTAAATGAGAACCAGGGTGTCCTTGGCCAAGAAGAG GCGAGTAATTTGCGAGTGATGCTTCTGGGAATGGTTGATGATCCACGTGTTGTGCTCATCAAGCTTGCAGATCGTCTTCACAACATGAGAACCAT TTACGCTCTGCCATTACATAAGGCTCAAGCTGTCGCAGAGGAGACCTTAATTATTTGGTGTTCACTTGCTTCAAGATTGGGTCTATGGGCGTTGAAAGCTGAATTGGAAGATCtttgttttgctattcttcAG CCTCAAACATTTCAGAAGATGCGAGCTGATCTGGCTTCCATGTCCACCCCTGCTAACAAAATAGTAAATCCAAGAAGATTTTCTGTAAAAGGTAATTTGATACCTACGGATGAGAACAGTTCTCTCTACAATGAATCCTTGAcattcaatgaggatgtctcaaGTATAAAG GACCTTTTGGAAGCTGTAGTCCCATTTGATGTTTTGTTAGATCGGAGAAAACGCGCTAACTTCCTAAGTACTATGGAGAAGAATAATTCAGAGACATGCCTGAAACCGAAGGTTGTTCAAGATGCTGGGTTAGCTTTGGCGTCATTGGTAATTTGTGAGGAAGCACTTGAGCGAGAATTGATTATATCAGCTTC TTACGTTCCGGGAATGGAAGTCACATTATCAAGCCGATTAAAAAGCCTTTATAGTTTATATAGCAAG ATGAAACGAAAGGATATAAGCATTGATAAAGTATATGATGCACGTGCATTACGAGTAGTCGTGGGAGACAAAAATGGAACTTTACATGGACCTGCAATTCAGTGTTGCTATAATCTTCTTGACATTGTACACAG GCTTTGGACTCCCATAGATGGTGAATTTGATGACTACATCATTAATCCAAAACCTAGTGGCTATCAG TCCTTGCACACTGCAGTACAAGGTCCTGATAACTCAGCCCTTGAAGTACAAATAAGAACACAG AGGATGCATGAGTATGCTGAACATGGACTTGCTGCACATTGGCTGTATAAGGAAACTGGAAATCCTTTGTCATCAATAGACAGCATGGATGAACCTGAAACAGAAGAATCCTATTTCTCCAAGGATATAGAAGATGGGAATTCTTCGGATATTTTGTTAAGTAAATATAGGTCATTGAAGCCTGGACATCCAGTCCTCAGGGTAGAAGGAAGTCACTTACTTGCTGCTGTAATCATGAG TGTTGAAAAGGATGAAAGAGAATTGTTAGTTGCTGTCAGCTTTGGGCTTGCAGCTTCTGAAGCAGTAGCTGACAGAAGATCTTCTTTCCAGATTAAGCGATGGGAAGCTTATGCACAACTATACAAAAAG GTGTCTAATGAATGGTGGTTTGAACCAGGACATGGGGATTGGTGTACTTGTTTAGAGAAGTACACACTATGTCGAGATGGTATGTATCACAAG CAAGACCAGTTCGGCCGCCTATTGCCAACTTTCATCCAAGTTATCAATTTCACTGAGCAAGAAGAATCTGAATATTGGTCTGTGGTGTCTGCTGTCTTCGAGGGCAAGGAGGTGGATTGTATTACATCTCGTTCAAAATTTGACTTCCTTGCTTCAACTTCGGTAGAAGCTAGCATCAACAAcaag GTACAACTTTTGAGAACAATGCTTTCGTGGGAAGAACAGTTGCGCTCTGAAGTAAGTATCAAGCAAACAAAGCTTAGTGCAAAGCCTTATGGTCTTTCTGGTTCTCTTAATCTTGGAGAAGTGGTAATCATAAGTTGGCCCCATGGTGATATTATGAGGTTAAAAGCTGGTAGCACTGCTGCCGATGCTGCCCAAAGAGTTGGTTTGGAGGGAAGGCTGGTTTTGATTAATGGCCAGTTAGTACTCCCCAATACCGAGCTAAAAGATGGCGATGTTGTTGAAGTAAGAATCTAA
- the LOC130982123 gene encoding uncharacterized protein LOC130982123 isoform X2: MIQRQVQKAIAFARRAHRGQFRKTGDPYLTHCIHTGRILAALVPSSGKRAVDTVVAGILHDVVDDTCQSLQDIEAEFGDDVVKLVAGVSRLSYINQLLRRHRRVNENQGVLGQEEASNLRVMLLGMVDDPRVVLIKLADRLHNMRTIYALPLHKAQAVAEETLIIWCSLASRLGLWALKAELEDLCFAILQPQTFQKMRADLASMSTPANKIVNPRRFSVKGNLIPTDENSSLYNESLTFNEDVSSIKDLLEAVVPFDVLLDRRKRANFLSTMEKNNSETCLKPKVVQDAGLALASLVICEEALERELIISASYVPGMEVTLSSRLKSLYSLYSKMKRKDISIDKVYDARALRVVVGDKNGTLHGPAIQCCYNLLDIVHRLWTPIDGEFDDYIINPKPSGYQSLHTAVQGPDNSALEVQIRTQRMHEYAEHGLAAHWLYKETGNPLSSIDSMDEPETEESYFSKDIEDGNSSDILLSKYRSLKPGHPVLRVEGSHLLAAVIMSVEKDERELLVAVSFGLAASEAVADRRSSFQIKRWEAYAQLYKKVSNEWWFEPGHGDWCTCLEKYTLCRDGMYHKQDQFGRLLPTFIQVINFTEQEESEYWSVVSAVFEGKEVDCITSRSKFDFLASTSVEASINNKVQLLRTMLSWEEQLRSEVSIKQTKLSAKPYGLSGSLNLGEVVIISWPHGDIMRLKAGSTAADAAQRVGLEGRLVLINGQLVLPNTELKDGDVVEVRI; this comes from the exons ATGATACAAAG GCAGGTTCAGAAGGCTATAGCTTTTGCAAGAAGAGCGCATCGAGGCCAGTTCCGGAAGACTGGAGATCCTTACTTAACACACTGTATCCATACTGGAAGAATTTTGGCAGCGTTGGTTCCATCAAGTGGTAAAAGA GCTGTGGACACAGTTGTGGCGGGTATTTTACATGATGTGGTTGATGATACTTGCCAAAGTCTGCAGGACATCGAGGCAGAGTTTGGTGATGATGTGGTCAAGTTGGTCGCTGGTGTTTCAAGGTTAAGTTACATAAATCAG CTGTTACGCAGACATCGAAGGGTAAATGAGAACCAGGGTGTCCTTGGCCAAGAAGAG GCGAGTAATTTGCGAGTGATGCTTCTGGGAATGGTTGATGATCCACGTGTTGTGCTCATCAAGCTTGCAGATCGTCTTCACAACATGAGAACCAT TTACGCTCTGCCATTACATAAGGCTCAAGCTGTCGCAGAGGAGACCTTAATTATTTGGTGTTCACTTGCTTCAAGATTGGGTCTATGGGCGTTGAAAGCTGAATTGGAAGATCtttgttttgctattcttcAG CCTCAAACATTTCAGAAGATGCGAGCTGATCTGGCTTCCATGTCCACCCCTGCTAACAAAATAGTAAATCCAAGAAGATTTTCTGTAAAAGGTAATTTGATACCTACGGATGAGAACAGTTCTCTCTACAATGAATCCTTGAcattcaatgaggatgtctcaaGTATAAAG GACCTTTTGGAAGCTGTAGTCCCATTTGATGTTTTGTTAGATCGGAGAAAACGCGCTAACTTCCTAAGTACTATGGAGAAGAATAATTCAGAGACATGCCTGAAACCGAAGGTTGTTCAAGATGCTGGGTTAGCTTTGGCGTCATTGGTAATTTGTGAGGAAGCACTTGAGCGAGAATTGATTATATCAGCTTC TTACGTTCCGGGAATGGAAGTCACATTATCAAGCCGATTAAAAAGCCTTTATAGTTTATATAGCAAG ATGAAACGAAAGGATATAAGCATTGATAAAGTATATGATGCACGTGCATTACGAGTAGTCGTGGGAGACAAAAATGGAACTTTACATGGACCTGCAATTCAGTGTTGCTATAATCTTCTTGACATTGTACACAG GCTTTGGACTCCCATAGATGGTGAATTTGATGACTACATCATTAATCCAAAACCTAGTGGCTATCAG TCCTTGCACACTGCAGTACAAGGTCCTGATAACTCAGCCCTTGAAGTACAAATAAGAACACAG AGGATGCATGAGTATGCTGAACATGGACTTGCTGCACATTGGCTGTATAAGGAAACTGGAAATCCTTTGTCATCAATAGACAGCATGGATGAACCTGAAACAGAAGAATCCTATTTCTCCAAGGATATAGAAGATGGGAATTCTTCGGATATTTTGTTAAGTAAATATAGGTCATTGAAGCCTGGACATCCAGTCCTCAGGGTAGAAGGAAGTCACTTACTTGCTGCTGTAATCATGAG TGTTGAAAAGGATGAAAGAGAATTGTTAGTTGCTGTCAGCTTTGGGCTTGCAGCTTCTGAAGCAGTAGCTGACAGAAGATCTTCTTTCCAGATTAAGCGATGGGAAGCTTATGCACAACTATACAAAAAG GTGTCTAATGAATGGTGGTTTGAACCAGGACATGGGGATTGGTGTACTTGTTTAGAGAAGTACACACTATGTCGAGATGGTATGTATCACAAG CAAGACCAGTTCGGCCGCCTATTGCCAACTTTCATCCAAGTTATCAATTTCACTGAGCAAGAAGAATCTGAATATTGGTCTGTGGTGTCTGCTGTCTTCGAGGGCAAGGAGGTGGATTGTATTACATCTCGTTCAAAATTTGACTTCCTTGCTTCAACTTCGGTAGAAGCTAGCATCAACAAcaag GTACAACTTTTGAGAACAATGCTTTCGTGGGAAGAACAGTTGCGCTCTGAAGTAAGTATCAAGCAAACAAAGCTTAGTGCAAAGCCTTATGGTCTTTCTGGTTCTCTTAATCTTGGAGAAGTGGTAATCATAAGTTGGCCCCATGGTGATATTATGAGGTTAAAAGCTGGTAGCACTGCTGCCGATGCTGCCCAAAGAGTTGGTTTGGAGGGAAGGCTGGTTTTGATTAATGGCCAGTTAGTACTCCCCAATACCGAGCTAAAAGATGGCGATGTTGTTGAAGTAAGAATCTAA
- the LOC130980531 gene encoding pachytene checkpoint protein 2 homolog: MVVGVFLDVTVAVVEAHRRRRERRSLLALLLGVWREWPCSSSASGFCKLLESSAAGNQHWSCPKQRLLRYAASALLFTEKGVDPFLVSWNRDPGIGKISLCKALAQKLSIRFNSRCTNNTVKILIQHLPMRQFSENGCKTFPKDSRNGKEESNLVFVLIDEVESLAAARKAAISGSDPSDSIRVVNALLTQIDKLKSSPNVIILTTSNITTTIGKSL; the protein is encoded by the exons aTGGTGGTGGGTGTTTTCCTTGACGTCACCGTCGCAGTTGTTGAAGCTCACCGTCGCCGCCGTGAGAGACGCTCCTTGCTGGCGCTGCTACTAGGGGTTTGGAGAGAATGGCCCTGTTCTTCCTCTGCCTCTGGGTTCTGCAAGTTGCTAGAGTCCTCTGCCGCTGGGAACCAACACTGGAGCTGCCCTAAG CAAAGGTTGTTACGTTATGCAGCTAGTGCTTTGCTCTTTACTGAAAAGGGTGTTGATCCATTCCTTGTTTCATGGAATCG GGACCCTGGGATTGGAAAGATTTCATTATGTAAAGCATTAGCTCAGAAATTATCGATTCGATTTAATTCAAGGTGCACTAACAACACagttaaaattttaatacaaCATCTTCCAATGAGACAa TTTTCTGAAAATG GTTGCAAAACTTTTCCAAAAGATTCAAGAAATGGTAAAGAAGAAAGCAATCTAGTATTTGTTTTGATTG ATGAAGTCGAAAGCCTTGCTGCGGCCAGAAAAGCTGCTATATCCGGTTCAGATCCTTCAGATTCTATTCGG GTTGTAAATGCATTACTAACTCAGATTGACAAGTTAAAATCATCTCCAAATGTGATAATCCTAACCACATCCAACATAACTACTACTATTG GAAAATCATTATGA